The stretch of DNA GTCGGTTTTGTTGGTAAACTGTTGGCAGAGGCGTTAGAAGAGATCAATATGGGCAGTATTGAAGCATTGAAAGCAACCGGGGCTTCAATGCCCAGTATTCTGGTAAAAGGTTACTGGCCACAGGTAGTCCCCGCTTTCTTCAGTATTGTGCTGTTTCGCTGGGATATTAACGTACGGGAATCTGCGGTGCTCGGTTTAGTAGGTGCAGGCGGCATTGGCGTAGTGCTTAACGATGCAATGAACCTGTTCCAGTGGCAATTAGTAGCAACCATTCTGGTCAGTATTTTAGTGGTAGTTTTGTTAGCGGAATGGGTTGTTGTTCGCGTACGCAAAAAATTAATCTAATCTGAATAGGGGAGAAAATTATTCTCCCCGAAAAAAACAGATAATCGATTAATACAGGAACGGTCTAATGATTTTGAGAAACCAATATTATGTACTGCGTCATGGTCACAGTTTAGCCAATCAACAAAAGATCATCGTTAGTGATATTCAGCATGGGCAACATGCCTATGGCTTGTCTCCGGTAGGTATCAATCAGGTTATCCAAACGCTGGAAAACTGGCCTTACCCTATTCCGGATTTGATTTTTCATTCTGACTTTAAACGCACATCCGAAACCGCCGGAATTGTTGCCGACTATTTTAATCGTCAGGCTAAACCAAGCGCAGCACTACGAGAACGTCATTTCGGTGAGTTTGAACTGAGGGATGACAGCCACTATCCATTAGTCTGGAAGCATGACGAAGATAATCTTACGGATTCATTTGCTCAGGTAGAGCAACTCAGCGCCATTTGTGAACGTGAAATGGCATTTATCCAAACGCTGGAACAGCAATACTCTCAGAAAAAGATTTTGCTGGTTGGTCATGGCGATCCCTTACAGATTCTGTTGACCCATTTCCAACAGAAGCCCCTGAGCCAGCATCGGGATTTAGCCCCACTAATGACCGCAGAAGTCAGAAAGTTAAACGGAGAATTACAATCACAGGCTGCATTGAGTAATGCCTGACAGGACCGGATTAAATTAACAGTGATGGCAATAAAGCAATCAGGGTGATGAAAAGTTAACTCTCTTCACCACCCTAAAATTTATTAAGCTAATTTGTTAAGCAAAATAGCTAACCAATAATTTCAACCGTTACCTAACGGCCATAGCGCTCAAAAATCTCTTTCGCTGCTGCATCATAAGCCTGTGCTTTCAGCTCCATAATCTGTTTCAGATCTTTTGAATCGCGATTGTAACGACCACTAACCGCTGAGTTTTCAAACACTTCCGGCGTAAACGTCACCCAGCGTCCGCTCAGCACATCAATCAACGCAACCCGCAGTACAATACGCATATGTTGGGTTTCATCAGGCAAAACCCCACCTACAAACGGTACCCAGGAAACCACTTTAGTTACTTCGTTTTCCGAACCGCTTTCTAACTGACCCCAGTAAACAATGATCTTATCCTGACCGCCATTAGCCGCCGTTGAACGTAGCAGGCGTGGGTAATCGGTGGTCTCTTCCGTTGCTGGTTGTGAGCTGTAACCACGATAACGTTGAGAGTTCGGCGGAATACCGGAGAAAACCGCCACTGAATAATATTCTTTCAGTGCCTTTTGCATTTCAGCATCCGGCGTCATGGCGCCAGACTGAATCAATAAAATGGAGGAATCCTTCGGCAAGCGGAAGGTATAACGGGAATTATTTAATGCAGTCTTAATATCCGCATCGCTGATACCCTGCTTTGGCATAGCGCCCAGTACATCCTGATCGGATAATTCTCCTGCATAAAACTGGTTACGCCCATTATCTGCGTTGGAAATAGAACGCACCGAACAGCCTGAAATTATCAGTGAACCCAAAACCACCAGCATCAATAAGCGACACTGTTGTGTTATCCATTGTTTCATTGTTATCCCTAATTGGTTTTTATAGCTAAAAATAATTAAGTTTGGGGGAGATTTCGTCCACAAACAGTCTCGTGTATGAATAAACCTTAGCGCAGGTGGCCGAGCAGGAGGCGCTAAGGCGAGCGCCTCCTGCACCTCCACGCCTTCGCACACGAATCCAGGTCGCTACGCGACTTCCCTCCGCCATCGTTCGGGCTTACGCACCGGCGCAGAGCCGCTCCCTACGTCGCTGCGCCTCGACTGGCATCCATGCCAGTCGTGCTACCCTCTCTCAGTTGTCGGCTGAATTCCAGTGCTCAATAGAAAGGTCAAAACCAAAGGACACGACCTCAATTCAAAAAACCTACTTCCTCGCGGCAAGCGATCGCAACAACACCCCAATCGTAGTCCCATTATGCAACAGGGCACTCAGCGTCGGGGATAGCCGTCCCATCGCTGCTGCTAACATAATAGCGCTGTTAATCCACTCGGTTAGTTTGATGTTGCTGTTAACCAGTTTCATTGCATCAACCGACAGCTCACGAGCCGTGACTACGCCATGCAGGGAGTCTTGCAGCAGTACGGCATCCGCCGCCTGTTGAGCAAGTTCTGTGCTTTGGTTCATTGCCAGGCCAACATTTGCCTGAGTCAGTACCGGTGCATCATTAACGCCATCGCCAACAAACATCACCCGGCAGCCTTGTTCCTGCAATGACTGAACCACGCTAACTTTACTTTCCGGCGTTGCTTCAGCAAAGAACTGATCAATGCCCAGATCTTTAGCCATTTGCTCGGCCTTATGCTGCTTATCGCCGGTTAACAGAATGACATTCTTAATACCCAGCTCGCGCAGTTGGCTTATCACCTCAGCAGCTTCATCGCGCACATTATCCTGCAAGCCAATCATACCGACCAGTTGTTCATTAAGACTAATAAATAGCAGATGGCGGCCCTGCTCTTCCAACTCTTCGATCTGAGTCTGGAAAGGAGAGAAATCGATGTGGTAATGCTCTCGCAGGAAGTGGCGGCTACCAATAACCATACGGTTACCGTCAAGCTCGGAAATCAATCCGTGGGCAATGACATATTCCACTTCACCATGATTAATGTGTGGTAGCTCGTGCTGCTGAGCAGCGCTGACTACCGCGCGCGCCAGAGGATGATTGCTATGCTCTTCTACCGAAGCAGCGATTGCCAGCAAGCGTTTAGCCCAGGTATGTTTCGGGTCAAAACTCACTACATCGGTAACCAACATATCACCGTATGTCAACGTACCGGTTTTATCGAACACCACAGTATCAATGTCTGCCAGTTGCTCAATGGCACGGCCTCCTTTGAGCAATAGCCCGGAGGTTGCCGCTTTGTACATAACCGATTTAAACGCAATTGGCGTACTCAGCTTTAAGGCACAAGAATAATCGACTAAGAATACTGAGGCCAGACGATTCCAGTCGCGAGTCAGTGCAAATACGCCAGCACCAGCCCCTAGAGTAATCGCTACCCGACGGTCAGCCATTCTTTGGGTAACCTGCTGGGTTTCGCTACGTTGACCGAGTGACTCGGTAATAAAGCGACGAATATTCGCCGTTGAAGACTCATCACCTACCCGCTCAGCGCGTACCGCAATGTTACCGTCCTGAACTTGCGTTCCGGCAAATACCCAGGCCCCTGCTTCACGACGTACAGGCACACTTTCCCCTGTCATGGATGCCTGATTGATTAAACCAATACCGCGCAATACGCTACCGTCGGCAGGAATACTGTCGCCAGGTCCCAGTAACATGACATCACCGTTTACCAGCTCTTCCGCATTGATTTCCTCACTTTCGCCATCGCGCTCAACCCAAACTGAGTGGTATTGCGGCTGCATCAGCTCAGACAGCAACTCATCGGAGTGACGGCTGGTTTCTTGCTCAAAATATTCTCCCAGCGTCAGCAATGACTGGGTCAACATTGCCGTCCGATAATCACCGCGGGCAATCGACAGGCTCAGCGCCAAAGCGTCCAGCACTTCAACTTTCAGCTCTCGCTGGCACAGTGACTCAACGCCTTCGGCAATAGTAGGCGCCATTAAGGCAATCGCCGGTAATGCAGACCAGCGCTTAGGTAAAAACTGAGTTGCAGCCAAACCCGCCAGATTTAACAGATTATCACCACCGCAATATTCCGCTTCGTACTCGCTGTCGGTGGCTGAATCCCAATCAATGGCATTCAGCTGTGTTAACAGCTTTTCCGCATCGGTTTTATTGGTGTGATAGGTTAGTACGGCAGAAGCCGCTGCCGGGCGCAGGCGCACCGTTTTCACTCCGGTGAAAGAGAGCAGATGGGTTTTAAGCCATCCTGCAACGTCTGGTTGCTCCCGCAACTGAACAATGCGCACTCTCAGTCGACCAGGAAGTTGGTGGACTGGCTTAACGGAATATGAATGGGTCATCGGGGCAGTTACTCGCTGTCCTGATCTTTTTCGCGATAGTAATCCAGCTCGGCCTGCACGTCTGCCAGACGCTCTTTCAGCTCTTCCACTTCACCACGAACTGCACCCCAGGCTTTATTAGCCGTTGCACTAATACTTTTTTGTACATTGCGGTTAGACAGCAGATAAGCAATTGCCGCTCCGGCAACAATACCGGTAATCAGATGAGCCCGACTATTGTCCGCACGATAAGGGGTTTGCGGCGCTGACTGATCCACGGGATAAGGCGCATAAGGATTGTAGTAAGGGTTATAGTAGTAAGGATTATTCGGCTGTTTCATCTACGCCTCGCTTATTCATTGAGTCTAATAGGTACATTCCGGCAACGCCTGCGCTGAGTACCGTCAATAATGTCAGTACCGGACGGCCTGCGGTGGCGTTGGCTACCGTCATGGCAGCGCCACTCACTAAACCGGCTTTAGTGGCATCAATCAGAACTTTACTGGTTGCCTGTTCCAGCGTTTTCTCACCACGCTGATACTGACGCCACTGCTCAACGCCAGAAGCTGTTGCACCTACCAGAGCACCGGCAATCAGCGCCCGACTGGCAGGGTTCATGCGGTCGCTGTTATTACTCATCCGCTTTCTCCTGCTCACGATGGCGTTCTACCGACTCCTGAAAGCCTTCTTTACCAGCCTGAACCGTATCACGGAAAATAGCACCACTGGTCATTACACTCTCTTTTACGCTTTCCGCTGTGGTTTCTGCCTTCTCTTTCACTTTGCTACCACCACTTTTCAGCATGTCGCCAGCATTAGCAAAAGTTTGTAGCAGAGTATTACGTACGCTTTCATTACCTAAAATTAGCGCTGCCGCAGCGCCGATCATTGCGCCTTTCCAAAACTCTTTATCATCAACACCAATAGTACTGATGATATTTTTAAATAATCCAGCCTGCTCTCCCATCAAGCCTTCAACCATGCCCTGCGCCTGTCCGCTCCAGTCAAAACCCGGGGCCATTTGCTGAGGCGCTGGCTGTTGAAACTGAGGGGGAAACTGTTGGTACTGTGGTGGCATTGGGTAGCCCATAGGCGGCTGACCACACATTGGATTCCACATTGGAGGATGAGGTGGCCACATCATCTGCGGCATTGGTTGCCCCTGCTGCTGAGGATAGGGAGGATAATAAGGATAACCGTAAGGCCCGTAAGGTGGCATCCCTTGATATTCAGGGATTTCCTGATCGTTACTCTTTTTGTCTTTTCCCATCTTCAGTTCCTCACTTATTTAGACTCTGGCGGAGAGATAATTGGCAGAATTTCAGTTAACGCTTGCTCTGCAACCCGATCGTCATCACCAAACAGCTGTTCCAGTAACTTTGGCGGCAAACGTTTAGCGTCATACTCTAATAATAGACTTCCGGTTGCACTATTAAGGGTATAGCTACGTAAACAATTATCTTTGCCACAAAGCTCTTCTAATGCAGATAACTTACTTTTACTCAGTCCGGCCACCAGTTTATTGGTAAAACGCAATCTGATGCGACCAGGGATATGGTGGGCAAGTTCAACGAAACGGCGTAGCGCCATTAACCCACTAAAACTATCAGAACTCATTTCACATCCTAAAAAATCAACCATTCTGCCGTAGCAGAAATAAGGTGCCATATTAGTTACGGCTATCATATGACGTGACCTGATGATTTAAAACACTTAAACACACTTGTTTGGAAGTAAATCGAACTTATGCCGGAAAAGAGAAAAAACGCAGCATAAAGAAGTAGAGATATTTCGCAGAAATTGGTTAATAACAGTACTGGACAGACCTCAAACATTAATGTAAATTATTCTCGTTATCTTTATCATTCAGGTGGCCACCATGAGTAGTCCATATGTTCATCAGACACAAAACCGTGTTCGCATTCGCTCTGATTATATTCAACAGCACGCAGCTGAAGTAACAGATTTGATTGCAAAACTGGAGTTAGTGCCGGGAATCAAAGAGATTCAATACCGTCGCTACGCGGGTTCTGTGGCAATTCGTTTTGACAGCAAAGTAATCAGCGCCGCTGCTCTGCTGGAAACGGTAGAAAGTTATGGCTGGCTGGAAAACAGCGAAGAGCGCGACTTCATTAATAATGCGGTGCGTCTGGGAGCTAAAACCTTACTGAAAGGTATTGCCTTAACTACGCTGAAGCGTACCTTAGGCGGTTCGTTGGTGAGTGCTGTAGCAGCCATAGCCAGATAAAATAACGCATTCTGTTGCCTCTATTATTATTATATAAGGGTCCACATTAATAAACGTGGGCCCTTTAATTTAATCAAACTGCCCCTCTCAGCCCTCTTAACCTTTTTATTAGCGCTTAGCCGATTATCAGATAAAGAAACTGCGCCTCCCGACACAGTCCTTTGCTGAACAGGTAGATATAATTGAGACCTACGTATAAATAACTCCCAACGATTTGAAAAATAAGAAGGACAAAATATGAAAGTAGGCGTTATCGGTGCAGGTGCTATGGGTGCAGGCATTGCTCAGGTGTTTGCTGCTGCGGAAGGCTTTACGGTAGTTCTCGCTGATATTAAGCAAGAATTCGCAGATAAGGGAAAAAACAACATCATTACTTCACTAAACAAATTAGTGGATAAAGATAAAATGACGGCAGACAGAGCCAAGGCCATCACCGCCAACATTACTCCCGGACTGCCCGAAAATGTTTTTGACTGCGACCTCATCATTGAGGCTATCGTCGAAAATATAGAGGTTAAACGCCAGCTTTTTAACAATCTGAAAAGCATTTGCCAACCTGACGCCATTTTCGCCTCTAATACTTCTTCACTCTCTATTACTGAACTGAGTGCCGGACTGGATCGTCAGGTTATTGGACTACACTTTTTTAACCCAGCTCCCGTGATGGCGCTGGTAGAAATCGTCGTGGGTTTAGGTACCACCGATGAGATGGTCAGCAAAATGCAGGAGATCGTTCAGCAGGTA from Limnobaculum xujianqingii encodes:
- a CDS encoding YtxH domain-containing protein; this translates as MKQPNNPYYYNPYYNPYAPYPVDQSAPQTPYRADNSRAHLITGIVAGAAIAYLLSNRNVQKSISATANKAWGAVRGEVEELKERLADVQAELDYYREKDQDSE
- a CDS encoding YtxH domain-containing protein codes for the protein MGKDKKSNDQEIPEYQGMPPYGPYGYPYYPPYPQQQGQPMPQMMWPPHPPMWNPMCGQPPMGYPMPPQYQQFPPQFQQPAPQQMAPGFDWSGQAQGMVEGLMGEQAGLFKNIISTIGVDDKEFWKGAMIGAAAALILGNESVRNTLLQTFANAGDMLKSGGSKVKEKAETTAESVKESVMTSGAIFRDTVQAGKEGFQESVERHREQEKADE
- a CDS encoding 3-hydroxyacyl-CoA dehydrogenase NAD-binding domain-containing protein — translated: MKVGVIGAGAMGAGIAQVFAAAEGFTVVLADIKQEFADKGKNNIITSLNKLVDKDKMTADRAKAITANITPGLPENVFDCDLIIEAIVENIEVKRQLFNNLKSICQPDAIFASNTSSLSITELSAGLDRQVIGLHFFNPAPVMALVEIVVGLGTTDEMVSKMQEIVQQVGKVAVISKDAPGFIVNRVLIPMVNEAIGIYADGTASAEDIDTAMKLGANHPMGPLALGDLIGLDVCLAIMEVLYSETGDSKYRPHILLRKMVRGGALGRKSKKGFYSYG
- a CDS encoding HMA2 domain-containing protein; protein product: MSSDSFSGLMALRRFVELAHHIPGRIRLRFTNKLVAGLSKSKLSALEELCGKDNCLRSYTLNSATGSLLLEYDAKRLPPKLLEQLFGDDDRVAEQALTEILPIISPPESK
- a CDS encoding heavy metal translocating P-type ATPase; the encoded protein is MTHSYSVKPVHQLPGRLRVRIVQLREQPDVAGWLKTHLLSFTGVKTVRLRPAAASAVLTYHTNKTDAEKLLTQLNAIDWDSATDSEYEAEYCGGDNLLNLAGLAATQFLPKRWSALPAIALMAPTIAEGVESLCQRELKVEVLDALALSLSIARGDYRTAMLTQSLLTLGEYFEQETSRHSDELLSELMQPQYHSVWVERDGESEEINAEELVNGDVMLLGPGDSIPADGSVLRGIGLINQASMTGESVPVRREAGAWVFAGTQVQDGNIAVRAERVGDESSTANIRRFITESLGQRSETQQVTQRMADRRVAITLGAGAGVFALTRDWNRLASVFLVDYSCALKLSTPIAFKSVMYKAATSGLLLKGGRAIEQLADIDTVVFDKTGTLTYGDMLVTDVVSFDPKHTWAKRLLAIAASVEEHSNHPLARAVVSAAQQHELPHINHGEVEYVIAHGLISELDGNRMVIGSRHFLREHYHIDFSPFQTQIEELEEQGRHLLFISLNEQLVGMIGLQDNVRDEAAEVISQLRELGIKNVILLTGDKQHKAEQMAKDLGIDQFFAEATPESKVSVVQSLQEQGCRVMFVGDGVNDAPVLTQANVGLAMNQSTELAQQAADAVLLQDSLHGVVTARELSVDAMKLVNSNIKLTEWINSAIMLAAAMGRLSPTLSALLHNGTTIGVLLRSLAARK
- a CDS encoding histidine phosphatase family protein, whose amino-acid sequence is MILRNQYYVLRHGHSLANQQKIIVSDIQHGQHAYGLSPVGINQVIQTLENWPYPIPDLIFHSDFKRTSETAGIVADYFNRQAKPSAALRERHFGEFELRDDSHYPLVWKHDEDNLTDSFAQVEQLSAICEREMAFIQTLEQQYSQKKILLVGHGDPLQILLTHFQQKPLSQHRDLAPLMTAEVRKLNGELQSQAALSNA
- a CDS encoding aminopeptidase: MKQWITQQCRLLMLVVLGSLIISGCSVRSISNADNGRNQFYAGELSDQDVLGAMPKQGISDADIKTALNNSRYTFRLPKDSSILLIQSGAMTPDAEMQKALKEYYSVAVFSGIPPNSQRYRGYSSQPATEETTDYPRLLRSTAANGGQDKIIVYWGQLESGSENEVTKVVSWVPFVGGVLPDETQHMRIVLRVALIDVLSGRWVTFTPEVFENSAVSGRYNRDSKDLKQIMELKAQAYDAAAKEIFERYGR
- a CDS encoding HMA2 domain-containing protein, whose protein sequence is MSSPYVHQTQNRVRIRSDYIQQHAAEVTDLIAKLELVPGIKEIQYRRYAGSVAIRFDSKVISAAALLETVESYGWLENSEERDFINNAVRLGAKTLLKGIALTTLKRTLGGSLVSAVAAIAR